In Populus nigra chromosome 1, ddPopNigr1.1, whole genome shotgun sequence, one genomic interval encodes:
- the LOC133668492 gene encoding U-box domain-containing protein 33-like translates to MLSSQLPDIAEESSSERVYVALGNSIEKAVSLLNWVFESLGTRQICLLHVHRPSPLIPTLLGKLPASQANAEVVSAFRREENERTKKLFDYYLIICRRAKVEATIVTIESDQVHKGIVELLNRHGVRKLVMGAVKENCMKVKKSSCKENYAAKHAPLFCEIWFINKGKCIWTREASENSNLLQGSFSSTGSSCASGCTSTEMRVSSGSDPKLEEESSYSHIEEVSLEAEALGNEAFEELLKCKTLELEAMEAFSKVKIYESALVHEVKLRKDAEDALNNTIQDQEKLLKEKDEVARKLERTMRNVALLDIRAQEANRRCEEASGELKLIQTSVLSLRQEEQRIRRQKMEAVHWLERWRSPGQAGTANCNGFLGITEELPELAEFSLSDLQTATCNFSESFKLGQGGCGQVYKGEMLGRTVAIKRLHPNNMQGQSEFQKEVQVLGKLQHPHLVTLLGACPEAWSLVYEYLPNGSLQDRLFQKNNIAPLTWKIRTRIIAEISSALCFLHSSKPEKIVHGDLKPQNILLNSELSCKICEFGICRLVTEDSLYQPSFHWRTIPKGSFPYTDPEFQRIGVLTPKSDIYAFGVIILQLLTGKPPAGLVGEVRRTRKLASILDPSAEWPMIVARRLVDLALQFCELSSRGRPDLTPTLVRELEHLHVSEERPVPSFFLCPILQEIMHDPQVAADGFTYEGEALRGWLANGRETSPMTNLRLDHLHLTPNHALRLAIQDWLCKY, encoded by the exons ATGTTGAGCTCTCAGTTGCCGGACATTGCGGAAGAAAGTAGCAGCGAAAGAGTTTATGTGGCTTTAGGGAATTCTATAGAGAAAGCTGTGAGCTTGCTCAACTGGGTTTTCGAAAGCTTGGGAACCAGACAAATTTGTTTACTTCACGTTCACCGTCCTTCTCCTCTGATACCTACTCTCT TGGGGAAGCTTCCAGCTAGTCAAGCAAATGCTGAAGTAGTGTCCGCATTTAGAAGGGAGGAGAATGAACGGACGAAGAAACTTTTTGATTATTACTTGATCATTTGTCGTAGAGCAAAG GTTGAAGCAACTATTGTTACAATTGAAAGTGACCAAGTTCATAAGGGAATTGTAGAATTGTTGAACAGACATGGTGTCAGGAAGCTTGTTATGGGGGCTGTAAAAGAAAA TTGTATGAAGGTCAAAAAGAGCTCCTGCAAAGAAAACTATGCTGCGAAACATGCACCCTTGTTCTGTGAGATATGGTTTATCAACAAAGGGAAATGTATATGGACAAGAGAAGCTTCTGAAAATTCAAATCTTCTCCAGGGTTCATTTAGTTCAACAGGTAGCAGCTGTGCTTCAGGATGCACTTCCACTGAAATGAGAGTGTCTTCAGGTTCTGATCCAAAATTGGAGGAAGAAAGCTCATATTCTCACATTGAAGAAGTGAGTTTAGAAGCAGAAGCTTTGGGGAATGAAGCATTTGAAGAGTTGTTGAAGTGCAAAACGTTGGAACTGGAAGCAATGGAAGCTTTCAGCAAG GTCAAAATCTATGAATCTGCTCTTGTACATGAAGTTAAACTTAGAAAAGACGCTGAAGATGCACTCAATAATACAATACAGGATCAAGAAAAGCTATTGAAAGAGAAAGATGAAGTAGCTAGAAAGCTAGAGAGAACCATGAGAAATGTTGCTCTTCTAGACATTCGTGCACAGGAAGCAAATCGCAGGTGTGAGGAAGCTTCTGGAGAATTAAAACTCATTCAAACATCCGTCTTGTCTCTGCGGCAGGAAGAGCAGAGGATCCGACGGCAGAAAATGGAAGCTGTGCATTGGCTTGAGCGGTGGAGAAGTCCTGGGCAAGCAGGAACTGCAAACTGCAATGGTTTTCTTGGAATCACTGAAGAGTTGCCTGAATTAGCAGAATTTTCTTTGTCTGATTTGCAAACTGCTACTTGCAACTTCTCTGAGAGCTTCAAGCTTGGTCAGGGAGGTTGTGGTCAAGTTTACAAGGGTGAAATGTTGGGTAGAACTGTTGCTATAAAGAGGCTGCATCCCAATAACATGCAAGGGCAATCAGAGTTTCAAAAGGAG GTCCAAGTTCTTGGCAAACTACAGCATCCTCATCTGGTGACTCTGCTTGGTGCGTGTCCAGAAGCATGGTCTCTTGTGTATGAGTACTTGCCCAATGGGAGCCTCCAAGACCGCCTTTTCCAGAAAAACAACATTGCCCCCTTGACATGGAAGATTCGAACACGTATTATTGCTGAAATCTCAAGTGCCCTTTGCTTCTTGCACTCTTCCAAACCTGAAAAGATTGTCCATGGTGATCTGAAACCACAAAACATCCTGCTAAATTCTGAACTTAGCTGCAAGATATGTGAGTTTGGAATTTGCAGGTTGGTAACAGAGGATAGTCTTTATCAGCCAAGTTTTCATTGGAGAACTATTCCAAAGGGTTCCTTTCCATATACAGATCCAGAGTTCCAAAGAATTGGAGTCTTGACACCGAAGTCTGACATCTATGCCTTTGGAGTAATCATTCTACAGCTACTCACTGGCAAGCCTCCTGCTGGATTGGTAGGTGAGGTGCGTAGAACAAGGAAATTAGCCTCAATTTTGGATCCATCAGCTGAATGGCCAATGATTGTGGCAAGGCGATTGGTGGATTTGGCCTTGCAGTTCTGTGAATTGAGCAGTAGGGGTAGACCAGACCTAACACCTACACTGGTAAGGGAATTGGAACATCTGCATGTTTCAGAGGAGAGACCGGTGCCATCTTTCTTCTTGTGCCCTATTCTTCAG GAAATAATGCACGACCCTCAGGTGGCAGCTGATGGGTTCACGTATGAAGGAGAAGCCTTGCGTGGCTGGCTGGCAAATGGCCGTGAAACATCTCCAATGACCAATCTGAGATTAGATCACTTGCATCTCACTCCCAACCATGCATTGCGTCTTGCCATTCAAGACTGGCTTTGTAAATATTAG
- the LOC133680933 gene encoding cyclin-dependent protein kinase inhibitor SMR10-like, with protein MFSESKPFSLTGLPNSQIFFSEKDPNPKEFNFLVRPTLELGDDGETVAQELHQEKEVDEEGKQEDKCEISVPTLKIKFPSLGAFQIEDSDHGDGSKTPTSSDCKIPVIFQCPPAPRKPKSLPSTKRKSPRRRVLLDLSNEVETLFPPALAANLGGKIKKVRQGNDTK; from the coding sequence ATGTTCTCGGAATCGAAACCATTTTCGTTAACGGGGTTGCCCAACTCTCAGATTTTTTTCTCTGAGAAAGATCCGAATCCTAAGGAATTCAATTTCCTTGTGAGACCCACGTTAGAACTTGGAGATGACGGTGAAACTGTAGCTCAAGAGCTTCATCAGGAAAAAGAAGTTGACGAAGAAGGAAAGCAAGAAGATAAATGCGAGATCTCGGTACCTACTTTGAAGATAAAATTCCCATCTTTAGGAGCTTTCCAAATTGAAGATAGTGATCATGGTGATGGTTCGAAGACTCCAACTTCTTCTGATTGCAAAATCCCTGTCATTTTTCAATGTCCGCCTGCACCTAGAAAACCTAAATCACTTCCATCAACCAAACGAAAATCGCCTCGACGGAGAGTCTTACTTGATCTGTCCAACGAGGTTGAAACTTTGTTTCCCCCAGCTCTTGCTGCAAATCTTGGTGGCAAGATTAAGAAAGTTAGACAAGGCAACGACACCAAATAA
- the LOC133668496 gene encoding uncharacterized protein LOC133668496, with protein MFILSKGNTSSNMGTPSFHELKKQASFFFKEKIKSARLALTDVTPAELLTEEVTSGNPWAPDNPTLGSISRAAFEVDDFWRIVEILHKRFERFERKNWRSSYNSLIVLEHLLTHGPESVAGEFQIDQDVIREMEGFQCIDEKGFNWGLAVRKKSESILKLLEEGPLLKEERERARKVTREIQGFGSFCHRFSSAQGILQESSNETFARSNSQFNDSWENQFLSPKEEILIQTVKHKDTNSESAKKRANLDSWESTVNVSQMPEKPGTSLKENLVPKKEELHRWNGTGEGNPLLVGRRDEPRIIEENHPFSDAENQTTASLL; from the exons ATGTTTATCTTAAGCAAAGGCAATACCAGCAGCAACATGGGTACACCATCATTCCATGAACTTAAGAAGCaagcttctttcttcttcaaggAAAAGATTAAGAGTGCTAGACTAGCTCTCACTGATGTCACACCGGCAGAACT GTTGACTGAAGAAGTTACAAGTGGGAATCCATGGGCACCAGACAACCCTACCCTTGGATCCATTTCAAGGGCTGCTTTTGAAGTCGATGATTTTTGGAGAATTGTGGAGATTCTACACAAGAg ATTTGAGAGATTTGAGAGAAAGAACTGGAGGTCCTCTTACAATTCCCTTATTGTACTTGAACACTTGTTGACTCATGGACCAGAGAGTGTGGCAGGGGAGTTTCAGATTGACCAAGATGTTATTAGGGAGATGGAAGGCTTTCAGTGTATAGATGAAAAAGG ATTCAACTGGGGTCTCGCTGTTCGAAAGAAATCAGAGAGTATCTTGAAGCTGCTTGAAGAAGGACCTCTTctcaaagaagagagagagcgagCTAGAAAGGTGACTAGAGAGATTCAGGGATTTGGGAGCTTCTGCCACAGGTTTTCATCAGCGCAAGGCATTCTACAGGAATCATCTAACGAAACATTTGCAAGAAGTAATTCTCAGTTCAACGATTCCTGGGAAAATCAATTCTTATCCCCGAAAGAAGAAATTTTGATCCAAACAGTGAAACACAAGGACACAAATTCCGAGTCTGCCAAGAAAAGGGCGAATCTGGATTCTTGGGAAAGTACCGTCAACGTTAGCCAAATGCCCGAGAAACCTGGAACAAGTCTCAAAGAAAACTTGGTTCCTAAGAAGGAAGAATTACATCGATGGAACGGCACAGGAGAGGGAAATCCCCTTTTGGTTGGCAGGAGAGATGAACCAAGGATTATAGAGGAAAACCACCCCTTTAGTGACGCCGAGAACCAAACCACTGCTTCCCTCCTTTGA
- the LOC133702404 gene encoding uncharacterized protein At3g17950-like isoform X2, which yields MARQEEGWPLGLQPLNARVGIARNGDFSGSRSFNTLITGSPTSSTDSSSDLDTESTGSFFHDKSITLGSLIGVSNILELSRKSTRTRKVEVVEEKKSCKSKTWIFSLCSRDTTDARSVNNTPSLGHFLAVERRAADEFRRNHGPIIHGPHDELELAQPVTEPNSLFVNGHVAPPTLNQSCGAGAERSGNEELEHCSGYGVPVLFSCMCGQPSL from the exons ATGGCTCGGCAG GAAGAAGGTTGGCCTCTGGGTTTGCAGCCCCTGAATGCAAGAGTTGGGATAGCTAGAAATGGTGATTTCTCTGGATCAAGATCATTTAACACTTTAATCACTGGTTCTCCAACTTCTTCAACAGATTCTTCGTCAGATCTGGACACCGAG TCTACAGGGTCTTTCTTCCATGACAAGAGCATTACGCTGGGGAGCCTTATAGGTGTTTCCAACATACTAGAGCTCTCAAGAAAATCCACAAGGACAAGGAAAGTTGAAGTAGtagaggagaagaagagttgCAAATCCAAAACATGGATTTTCTCTTTATGTTCAAGAGACACCACTGATGCCAGAAGTGTGAATAATACTCCGTCTCTTGGCCATTTTCTTGCTGTGGAGAGAAGAGCAGCTGATGAATTTAGAAGGAATCACGGCCCTATTATTCATGGACCTCATGATGAGCTTGAACTTGCTCAGCCTGTTACAGAACCCAACTCTCTATTTGTTAATGGCCATGTTGCTCCTCCTACCCTAAATCAAAGCTGCGGTGCCGGAGCTGAAAGGAGCGGAAATGAAGAATTGGAGCACTGTAGTGGTTATGGAGTACCAGTTCTGTTTTCATGCATGTGTGGACAACCCTCTCTTTGA
- the LOC133702404 gene encoding uncharacterized protein At3g17950-like isoform X3, which translates to MKEEGWPLGLQPLNARVGIARNGDFSGSRSFNTLITGSPTSSTDSSSDLDTESTGSFFHDKSITLGSLIGVSNILELSRKSTRTRKVEVVEEKKSCKSKTWIFSLCSRDTTDARSVNNTPSLGHFLAVERRAADEFRRNHGPIIHGPHDELELAQPVTEPNSLFVNGHVAPPTLNQSCGAGAERSGNEELEHCSGYGVPVLFSCMCGQPSL; encoded by the exons ATGAAA GAAGAAGGTTGGCCTCTGGGTTTGCAGCCCCTGAATGCAAGAGTTGGGATAGCTAGAAATGGTGATTTCTCTGGATCAAGATCATTTAACACTTTAATCACTGGTTCTCCAACTTCTTCAACAGATTCTTCGTCAGATCTGGACACCGAG TCTACAGGGTCTTTCTTCCATGACAAGAGCATTACGCTGGGGAGCCTTATAGGTGTTTCCAACATACTAGAGCTCTCAAGAAAATCCACAAGGACAAGGAAAGTTGAAGTAGtagaggagaagaagagttgCAAATCCAAAACATGGATTTTCTCTTTATGTTCAAGAGACACCACTGATGCCAGAAGTGTGAATAATACTCCGTCTCTTGGCCATTTTCTTGCTGTGGAGAGAAGAGCAGCTGATGAATTTAGAAGGAATCACGGCCCTATTATTCATGGACCTCATGATGAGCTTGAACTTGCTCAGCCTGTTACAGAACCCAACTCTCTATTTGTTAATGGCCATGTTGCTCCTCCTACCCTAAATCAAAGCTGCGGTGCCGGAGCTGAAAGGAGCGGAAATGAAGAATTGGAGCACTGTAGTGGTTATGGAGTACCAGTTCTGTTTTCATGCATGTGTGGACAACCCTCTCTTTGA
- the LOC133702404 gene encoding uncharacterized protein At3g17950-like isoform X1 has translation MDCHLDFYVSLSFRMWEEGWPLGLQPLNARVGIARNGDFSGSRSFNTLITGSPTSSTDSSSDLDTESTGSFFHDKSITLGSLIGVSNILELSRKSTRTRKVEVVEEKKSCKSKTWIFSLCSRDTTDARSVNNTPSLGHFLAVERRAADEFRRNHGPIIHGPHDELELAQPVTEPNSLFVNGHVAPPTLNQSCGAGAERSGNEELEHCSGYGVPVLFSCMCGQPSL, from the exons ATGGATTGTCACTTagatttttatgtttctctGAGTTTTCGAATGTGG GAAGAAGGTTGGCCTCTGGGTTTGCAGCCCCTGAATGCAAGAGTTGGGATAGCTAGAAATGGTGATTTCTCTGGATCAAGATCATTTAACACTTTAATCACTGGTTCTCCAACTTCTTCAACAGATTCTTCGTCAGATCTGGACACCGAG TCTACAGGGTCTTTCTTCCATGACAAGAGCATTACGCTGGGGAGCCTTATAGGTGTTTCCAACATACTAGAGCTCTCAAGAAAATCCACAAGGACAAGGAAAGTTGAAGTAGtagaggagaagaagagttgCAAATCCAAAACATGGATTTTCTCTTTATGTTCAAGAGACACCACTGATGCCAGAAGTGTGAATAATACTCCGTCTCTTGGCCATTTTCTTGCTGTGGAGAGAAGAGCAGCTGATGAATTTAGAAGGAATCACGGCCCTATTATTCATGGACCTCATGATGAGCTTGAACTTGCTCAGCCTGTTACAGAACCCAACTCTCTATTTGTTAATGGCCATGTTGCTCCTCCTACCCTAAATCAAAGCTGCGGTGCCGGAGCTGAAAGGAGCGGAAATGAAGAATTGGAGCACTGTAGTGGTTATGGAGTACCAGTTCTGTTTTCATGCATGTGTGGACAACCCTCTCTTTGA